The Streptomyces sp. NBC_01255 genome window below encodes:
- a CDS encoding phosphotransferase family protein, translating to MATAPRPRTSTRDPEELGRRLTAWLDRHLPGARVTGLAVPGSNGMSSETLLFDLDHPDAPVRGCALRLAADPAAYTVFPVYDMARQHRVMRLVGEHTDVPVPRVLWLEEDPGPLGAPFFVMARAEGRVPPDVMPYTYEGNWLHAATDAERALLEDESVSVLARLHDQFPAKEAEFLLPDGAGTPLRRHVDAQRAYYTWVVEGLAPSPLIESAFDWLEAHWPADEGPAVLGWGDARIGNIVYDGFTPAAVLDWEMAACVPREVDLGWTVYLHRFFQDLTVSFGQPGLPDFLRRDAIERRYAELTGHTPRDMEFHTLYAALRHAIVMLRIAYRQAYFGEVEVPGDPDALILHHATLAAMVRGSYW from the coding sequence GTGGCCACTGCACCCCGCCCCCGTACCAGCACCCGCGACCCCGAGGAGCTCGGCCGGCGGCTCACAGCCTGGCTGGACCGGCACCTGCCCGGAGCCCGTGTCACCGGCCTCGCCGTGCCCGGATCCAACGGCATGTCCAGCGAGACCCTGCTCTTCGACCTGGACCACCCCGACGCCCCCGTGCGCGGCTGCGCCCTGCGGCTGGCCGCCGACCCCGCCGCGTACACCGTGTTCCCCGTCTACGACATGGCGCGCCAGCACCGCGTGATGCGCCTGGTCGGCGAGCACACCGACGTACCCGTACCGCGCGTGCTCTGGCTGGAGGAGGACCCGGGGCCGCTCGGCGCCCCCTTCTTCGTGATGGCCCGCGCCGAGGGCCGGGTGCCACCGGACGTCATGCCCTATACGTACGAGGGGAACTGGCTGCACGCCGCCACCGACGCCGAACGCGCCCTCCTGGAGGACGAGTCCGTCTCCGTCCTGGCCCGGCTGCACGACCAGTTCCCCGCGAAGGAGGCAGAGTTCCTGCTGCCGGACGGCGCGGGCACGCCCCTGCGCCGCCACGTCGACGCCCAACGCGCCTACTACACATGGGTGGTGGAGGGACTGGCCCCCTCACCGCTCATCGAGTCCGCCTTCGACTGGCTGGAGGCGCACTGGCCGGCCGACGAGGGGCCGGCCGTGCTCGGCTGGGGTGACGCCCGGATCGGGAACATCGTCTACGACGGGTTCACGCCCGCCGCCGTCCTCGACTGGGAGATGGCGGCCTGCGTCCCGCGCGAGGTCGACCTCGGCTGGACGGTCTACCTCCACCGCTTCTTCCAGGACCTGACGGTCTCCTTCGGCCAGCCCGGCCTGCCCGACTTCCTGCGCCGCGACGCGATCGAGCGGCGGTACGCGGAACTGACCGGGCACACCCCGCGCGACATGGAGTTCCACACCCTCTACGCGGCGCTGCGGCACGCGATCGTGATGCTCAGGATCGCGTACCGGCAGGCGTACTTCGGAGAGGTCGAGGTGCCCGGCGACCCGGACGCCCTCATCCTGCACCACGCCACGCTCGCGGCGATGGTACGGGGAAGCTACTGGTGA